In Drosophila simulans strain w501 chromosome X, Prin_Dsim_3.1, whole genome shotgun sequence, one DNA window encodes the following:
- the LOC6740012 gene encoding acetyl-CoA acetyltransferase, mitochondrial: MSARLLQATRRWCAQRNYSSKIAEVVVVSAARTPIGSFQSQLAPLTATQLGARAIEAAIEKAGIAKTDVQEVIMGNVVSAGLGQAPARQAAIFAGLPTNVCCTTVNKVCSSGMKSVMLGAQSLMLGYADVVVAGGMESMSNVPYYLKRGATPYGGVNLTDGIVFDGLWDVYNKFHMGNCAENTAKKLEITRQQQDDFAIESYKRSAAAWANKVFQDEIAPVKIQQKRKPEIVISEDEEYKRVNFDKFGQLATVFQRENGTVTAGNASTLNDGGAAVVLMSAEAAQKAGIKPLARIVAFQDAETDPIDFPIAPALAIPKLLKRAGVRKEDVAMWEVNEAFSLVVLANIKKLDVDPAKVNVHGGAVSIGHPIGMSGARLVAHLSHSLKKGELGCASICNGGGGASSILIEKL; the protein is encoded by the coding sequence ATGTCCGCCCGACTTCTGCAGGCCACGCGTCGCTGGTGCGCCCAGCGAAACTACAGTTCCAAAATCGCCGAAGTTGTGGTGGTTTCGGCAGCCCGCACACCAATTGGCAGCTTCCAGAGCCAATTGGCCCCACTGACGGCCACCCAATTGGGAGCCCGTGCCATCGAGGCGGCCATCGAAAAGGCCGGAATTGCGAAGACCGATGTCCAGGAGGTGATCATGGGCAATGTGGTATCTGCGGGTCTGGGACAGGCCCCCGCCCGTCAGGCGGCCATCTTCGCCGGACTGCCCACCAATGTGTGCTGCACCACGGTGAACAAAGTGTGCTCGTCGGGCATGAAGTCCGTGATGCTGGGCGCCCAATCCCTAATGCTCGGCTATGCTGATGTGGTCGTTGCCGGCGGCATGGAGTCCATGTCGAATGTGCCCTACTACCTGAAGAGGGGAGCCACGCCCTATGGCGGCGTAAATCTCACCGACGGAATTGTTTTCGATGGCCTCTGGGATGTGTACAACAAGTTCCACATGGGCAACTGTGCCGAAAATACGGCCAAAAAACTGGAGATCACACGTCAGCAGCAGGATGACTTCGCCATTGAGTCATACAAGAGATCAGCGGCCGCGTGGGCCAACAAGGTTTTCCAAGACGAGATTGCCCCGGTGAAGATTCAGCAGAAGAGGAAGCCGGAGATTGTCATCTCAGAGGATGAGGAGTACAAGCGAGTGAATTTCGACAAGTTTGGACAGTTGGCCACCGTTTTCCAAAGGGAAAATGGCACTGTGACAGCCGGAAATGCCTCCACCTTGAATGATGGCGGTGCCGCCGTGGTTTTGATGAGTGCCGAGGCAGCGCAGAAGGCGGGAATTAAGCCACTGGCCAGGATTGTGGCCTTCCAGGATGCGGAGACCGATCCCATTGACTTCCCTATTGCCCCAGCTCTGGCCATTCCCAAATTACTGAAGCGTGCCGGCGTTCGCAAGGAAGATGTGGCCATGTGGGAGGTCAATGAGGCCTTCTCCCTGGTCGTTTTGGCCAATATAAAGAAACTGGATGTGGATCCAGCCAAGGTGAATGTTCACGGAGGTGCCGTGTCCATTGGCCATCCAATCGGCATGTCCGGAGCCCGTCTGGTGGCCCATCTTTCGCACAGCCTGAAGAAGGGCGAGCTGGGATGCGCCTCCATTTGCAATGGCGGCGGTGGAGCCTCCTCCATTCTCATCGAGAAGCTGTAA
- the LOC27209394 gene encoding serine/threonine-protein kinase Nek2, whose product MSGEESAGMDFSQKTLQDYEVLAVMGNGSFGTCYKVRDKSTGELFAWKGMNYDELDEAKCDALVSEISVLRQLQHPNIVQYYHHLVNREAKSVYIVMECCAGGDLAQIIQRARSQRQRFEEPYIWRVLFQLCRALQVCHNKIPNGTILHRDIKPANIFLDAAGNAKLGDFGLARMLRRDQSFAASFVGTPHYMSPELVKGRKYDRKSDVWAVGCLVYEMCALRPPFRGRAFDQLSEKIAQGEFSRIPAIYSTDLQEIIAFMLAVDHEQRPGIEVIIRHPLVVRNISELDGKFPSLVDSGDDFYTLPSGARLFEDEEDDGVHPELSSTMFTEQYSFNEGYGQRRLSVTGVFTPDLRSELFYSAKRKIFPAKKLQLSDPSLYESIRREERAEERQVELAEERRRKKDQEQQKRDQESLKQELLKEAASSPRALTQNIFDEVLKTRLHAIRAQESLLQQKLEELQTREQELQLAEQRVQSLERQMQEKLIQQEKHTCSCRQPIAPPIPPRKPAKSHHDDTYCTIELNETSPTVAKLNLATLPAPKSLNTLRKVTFKSPHKFVTYGIENMPPPAVNPAVNPPPTGVPMQISVSSNDSGDSQASSTRRKSILSLFGLSRGSKAASKSLPAVNQAAQAVATRVQRPPLAVKPPITQEQPAEVPPVANLWTKEQKKQAFELLAAMNAAEREASGGGVVGCGSGGARRQHLRQSVRERNSTLQRNRMRRSLVVASGHQKLTTRDQMVI is encoded by the coding sequence ATGAGCGGAGAGGAATCTGCCGGCATGGACTTTTCGCAAAAGACCCTGCAGGATTACGAGGTTTTGGCCGTGATGGGGAATGGATCCTTCGGCACCTGCTACAAGGTGCGCGACAAGAGCACCGGTGAATTGTTCGCCTGGAAGGGAATGAACTACGATGAACTGGACGAGGCCAAGTGCGATGCTTTGGTTTCCGAGATCAGTGTTCTGCGGCAGCTCCAGCATCCTAACATTGTGCAGTACTACCATCATCTGGTGAATCGAGAGGCCAAGTCGGTGTACATTGTTATGGAGTGCTGTGCCGGCGGCGATCTCGCCCAGATTATACAGCGAGCGAGATCCCAGAGGCAGCGGTTTGAGGAGCCCTACATATGGCGGGTGCTCTTCCAACTTTGCCGGGCGCTTCAGGTGTGCCACAACAAAATCCCCAACGGAACCATCTTGCATCGCGATATCAAGCCAGCGAATATTTTCCTGGATGCGGCCGGCAATGCCAAACTGGGAGATTTCGGTCTGGCCAGGATGCTGCGACGAGATCAGAGCTTTGCCGCATCCTTTGTGGGCACTCCGCACTACATGAGTCCTGAGTTGGTGAAGGGCAGGAAATACGATCGGAAGAGCGATGTCTGGGCCGTTGGTTGTTTGGTCTACGAGATGTGTGCCCTAAGACCGCCGTTTCGCGGTAGAGCCTTTGACCAGTTGTCCGAGAAGATCGCCCAGGGTGAGTTCAGTCGGATTCCGGCGATCTATAGTACTGATCTCCAGGAGATCATCGCCTTCATGCTGGCAGTAGATCATGAACAGCGTCCTGGCATCGAGGTTATCATTCGGCATCCTCTAGTGGTGCGTAATATTAGCGAGTTGGATGGCAAGTTCCCAAGTCTAGTTGATTCTGGAGACGATTTTTACACACTGCCATCTGGTGCCAGGCTTTTCGAGGACGAAGAGGATGATGGAGTTCATCCAGAGCTTTCGAGCACCATGTTTACGGAACAGTACAGCTTCAATGAAGGCTATGGGCAAAGGAGACTCAGCGTCACTGGTGTGTTTACTCCAGATTTGCGAAGTGAACTCTTCTACTCCGCCAAGCGCAAAATCTTTCCTGCCAAAAAACTACAGCTGTCGGATCCCTCTCTTTATGAAAGTATAAGGAGAGAGGAGCGAGCGGAGGAGAGGCAGGTGGAACTGGCGGAAGAGCGGCGCCGAAAGaaggatcaggagcagcagaaaagGGATCAGGAAAGCCTTAAACAGGAGCTTCTAAAGGAGGCCGCTAGCAGTCCTCGTGCTCTTACTCAAAACATATTCGATGAAGTACTAAAGACCCGTCTCCACGCTATTCGTGCCCAAGAATCCCTGCTGCAGCAGAAGCTCGAAGAGCTGCAGACCCGGGAGCAGGAATTACAGCTGGCCGAACAGCGCGTGCAATCGCTTGAGCGGCAGATGCAGGAAAAACTTATTCAGCAGGAGAAACACACTTGCAGTTGCAGGCAGCCGATAGCTCCGCCCATTCCTCCTAGGAAGCCAGCGAAATCGCACCATGATGACACCTACTGCACTATCGAACTCAACGAGACGTCGCCCACGGTGGCTAAACTCAATTTAGCCACACTTCCGGCACCAAAATCGCTAAATACTCTGCGCAAGGTTACCTTCAAGTCGCCCCATAAGTTTGTCACCTATGGTATCGAGAATATGCCCCCACCGGCGGTTAATCCGGCAGTGAATCCTCCGCCCACTGGCGTTCCCATGCAAATAAGCGTATCCAGCAATGATTCCGGTGATAGCCAGGCCTCCTCCACCCGCAGGAAATCCATACTCTCGCTTTTCGGGTTAAGTCGCGGATCCAAGGCGGCATCCAAATCCTTGCCAGCGGTCAATCAGGCAGCCCAAGCAGTTGCAACTCGTGTGCAGCGGCCTCCTTTGGCAGTCAAGCCACCGATCACGCAGGAACAGCCGGCAGAAGTTCCACCAGTGGCCAATCTCTGGACAAAGGAGCAGAAGAAACAAGCCTTCGAGCTGCTGGCGGCCATGAATGCCGCGGAGAGGGAGGCAAGCGGAGGTGGTGTCGTTGGTTGTGGATCCGGAGGAGCACGTCGCCAGCACCTGAGGCAATCGGTGAGGGAACGGAATTCCACGCTCCAGCGGAACCGCATGCGCAGGTCTTTGGTGGTGGCCAGTGGCCATCAGAAGCTAACAACGCGCGACCAGATGGTGATCTGA